In Cryptomeria japonica chromosome 5, Sugi_1.0, whole genome shotgun sequence, the genomic window tcattatccccccccacttgcattttcctacaaatgcaacttgcacacatttattgaaataaatgaatttttattttaataaaatcctattttccctcacccaccaaatccacttgcaaatctaatccccttctagattcttctaaccccttcctaattagcctaatccatcccctaattattgtcacattcctaagcaaaatggagtcgcttctcaaagacttcaaaagtctttgaaaagcatttaatgctttgtgtgttcaacaatttaacctccaaagtcttccaaaaccactaatggctcttcatgaccattaatgactcctacataaccatttatggttatttcaaacttgtctccccaaacatttattgctttgaccatgtttgtccctcttgccttttgcacaagagtttatccattggataaaaactttattctttgaataaagagtttattcattcaactaaccttgaccttaactccccaggtcatgtcaagcatttaatgtttattccctctcctctcaacctatctcacattgacacttgtcatcctgagattgggttgaaagccctcacatcgatttgaaatcattcaatcctgacccttgttgagattgctcaatctcaaccatccattgcttcattttccctataaatagagcccatttcttcataatccaaatcctgaaaacttgtatgcatttaacctataggcattttagagagcatttagcatagcaaactaatatcttgttattttgattaaaatcaatcatttttaatagcatctagtatttaagctttttattttacatttggagcaaaatactcaaatctcaatcctctataagcatccatagtgcaaaaagctactgagagctacactattttggaacttggagaggagaggaacaagggagaaggagctaagagcatgctaagaggcatttggagatgccttattatctttgtttcatttgttagatatattagcatgatcttagtatctcttttgatatgtctgtttaaattagcttttggttaaccaacactaacgatttcttgttgtttgtcatttgctaaccttgtccattttgtagagcatcaataagttatttaattttggtcgatttatttatttatttttttctttttaatttttaattttttcaataatttgaaaataattaattttgtatttttaatCTCATTCAAAGAGATAATTATATATGTAcaattatattttatttcaaatgaAATAGGGAGTTTATATTCCTTGAATACAAATATTTGTTCACCAAACCCAGAGGGCCCCAATTTATCTTTATATTGTAACCTAATCAAAGATGCTCCATAACAAGTGTTCAAACCCATCATAATGTTGGTAAAGTTTCCAATCTAATTGTTGTATGTCTATATGTGTATGCATTTGTGTGGGTaggtgtgtatgtatgcatgtagaCATGTTTGTTTGTATGTATGCATATTTATTTGCATGTTGTATGTTTATTTGATTGTACGTTTGTGTGTTTGTAGGTGTGTATGGATTTatttgtttgtatgtatgtatcttTGGTATGTATACATGTTTGTGGGTATGTGTATGTTTGTAGATTTTTATTTTTGTGGATTTGCATGTTTGCATGTTTGCATGTTGACTTGTATGTGTGGATATGtgtttatgtgtatgtatgtgtgttttaaGTTTATTTGTTTGTATGAGTTTATGTGTATGTGCATTTTTAATTTGTATGCTAGTTTGTAGGTTTGTGGGTTTTTGTGTGTATGTAGGTGTGTTTGTTTATTCATTTTTGTAGGTATGTTTGGGTGTGTGCTTGtttgtatgtatgtttatatataggTTTTGGGTGTATCAGTATCTTTTTTGTACGtacgtacatatgtatgtatgtatgtatgtatgtatgtatgtatatatattttatttgtttgtatgtgtttatgtgtatggacatatgtatgtttgtatgtttttATGTATGTgagtacatacatatgtatgtgagTATACGTTATGTAATTATGTTTGTGTACATGTGTGTTTTTATGTTTGTTTGTgtgttgtgtgtatgtatgtttatatatatgattataattTTTCTTATGtgtaggtatgtatgtttgtgtatgttgaagtacaaagaacactgagaggagaggggtggggtgaatcaatcttaTTAGGCAATTTTAAattccaaattcatcttttcaaggATATAACAAAAATGTACATAAACTTAAGGATATAAACTTTTaatggcaacaaatattttgaaCCCCAATTGCACATTAACGCACGTAAAacataaagattacaaaagagtCATGACATAatgattttcatgagtggaaaaaaTCTCTTGGAGAATAAAAACCACTCAGAAATGCATCACTAGTTTAATCTGCAAAATTATTGTTTACATAGGCCTCACTGGCAAAATTCAGAGCACCAACTCTAGGAGTACCAACCCTTTACAAGATTTAGGAGCACCCactccaaggagcaccaacccctatacaaAAATATAAGAATAGTATTATGTCAGAGGGTTACTCTATTGCTATACAAATCGCTGAACAATATATcttataaaaaaaatgataaacaaGACAACACCAATCTTTGGTCTCACCACTTCAAACTAAGTGTTACCACTCTTCCTCTCATTTGCACCAATCAATGATAAAGAAGAAGACAATCAATCACTTTGACTCTTATTATCACCACTGATCATCATGCATACAATCTGTGACAATAAACAAGATGCACATTTGCACTCTTCCTTGCAACAGACACAACACAAGATATTCATATCTACAGACATAATTCTATCACAAACTTCAGTAATCTGacacaaacacatgaacatgacaATATTTTAAACACATTTCTCTCTTCAACTTAAAAGCATGATATAACCCAGCAAATTCACATTCACTCCAATCTTCCCTGCACCAACACTCATAAGTAtgtaaaccataattcataattaCATATGTAAGAACAACATTTAGCATTCAAGATTTTACACTTTCAGTGATCAAATCCTCATTCTCTGTTATAGCACATCATACATTCAAAACTTCACATAAGAATGAATGATTTCAACAACAATGTTCATATTGACTAGACTCTATACCATATTCTCTGCACACTGTGTTCTTCTTTTCTCACTGTGTGTTCATATCTTCTACACTCACCATGCACCCTCACACAGATTCAATATGCATACTCATTTCATTTCTTGAACTACGGTCACTTTTTTCATTCTGTCCCTCAAAATCATATATTAAGATGTCTATTCCGTCACACCACTTCAAACACATTTTCGTATATCTCAACCTCTATCAAGCCGTTAGAGAATTTCATCCATCCAGAGAACTGAAACGACAACTGCTCGATTATCTCTTCTATACACTATGTCTTCTTCATTGAATCTTCTCATTCATCCCACATGGAAAACAAAGCAGTTTCCAAATGGCTGATTAATAAGATCAATTTTCTAAATAGATGTTTAATTGTCTTTTCGATATCATAACTTGTCGGTAAGAAGAGTAACTTCGACTACAGGCCTGAACTGTCTCACCGAACACTAAGGTTACACTGAAATCAGTTCTTGTCATTAAGACGTCAGCAAAGTCTCATCGAAACCCTTATCGCCATGAGATGTGACTTGGGTTAGAAACTTCTCACCAAAATCACATGTTACACCGAACTCCTTGACATCGCCAAGACCCATCAAATATCTCATCGATATCAGTAAGAGATATGACTTCTGCGAACTGCTTGAAGGGTCTCACCAAACCTAGATGTTATACCGAAATCCCTTTTTGCCCAAACCACTCCAAGATCTCATCGAAACAAAAGTTCATCAGAGAAAGATGTGACTTCGGCTGTCTGTTTGGAGAGTCTTACCGAACTCCAAAGTCATATCGAAATCCCGTTTTGCCAGGACCACTCCAATGTCTCACCAAAACAAAAGCTCATTACCAAGAAATGTGACGTCGACTAACTACTCAACAAGACTTAGTGAAAACTAAAGTCACACCAAAACCGATCGTCTTCATTGCAGACCATTTACTGAATCATGTATCTTTGAATAGCTATCATGAAAAGGCAATGTAATGATCAAAGACTGATCCCATCGAAGCCAAAGAACCTAAAATAAAAAAGACTGATCTCATCAAAGCCAAAGAACCTCAAATAAATGTAAACACTTGAGGTACATACATTCCGAATCACTATCACAGAATATAGCCAAGACAATATCTCATATCCACATAATACCATAACTGCAACATCAACCAACTGATACATGATACACTTACTTGCCACATCCAACCTGCAATCACATAGTCATCTCATTATCATCATACactcttttgacatcaatgacaaacaagcCAAAGCCAACAATGTAAGTGTGTATATTTGTATGGGTAAGTATGTATGTAGGTGTGTTTGTAAGTGTGCATGTCTGTTTGTACGTATGTTTGGATTTTTAGATGCATGTATGTGTGTTTGCGTGTCGTATGTTTGTATGAATATTTGGATAtttgtctgtatgtatgtatgatttTCTTGGATTTTTAGAAATTTCAAGTTATTCATCTGACTGGAGCCGTCATATTTCTGGTTCTGATCCATGCCAATGGGATGGTGTAAGTTGCAGTGAAAATGGGGGTGGTGATGTTGTAGAACTCCACTTCGCTGGTTTTGAGTTTAGTAATagcattttgcaaagtatatataAGTTACCAGCACTTCAAGTTCTTGACCTCTATGATACCCTTCTTGCCGGTGAGATTCCCCAAGTGTTTACTCAATGCACCAATTTGATTTCGATTAACCTCACTCTCAATCACCTAACAGGCCCAATCCCTGGGAGTATTGGTAACCTTGCCAATTTGGAAACTCTGTCTCTCACTTCCAATGTTTTATTTGGAAGCATTCCTTTACAGTTATCATACATGAAAGATCTGCAGTTCCTTGATCTCAGTGACAACCAATTAACTGGATCTATTCCTCCACAATTGTTTTCTTTGAGTAATCTGATGACTTTGGACCTGACCTCCATTTCGCTTTCTGGAGGCATGCCTCAGATTTTTTCAAGAAATTTGATTAGGGTGAGCATAGGTAACAACAGGTTGAATGGAACGATCCCTTCTACAGTTTCAAATGCTCCAAATTTGGCATACCTAGAAATGAATAACAACCATCTAATTGGACCGATTCCAGAGCAACTAGGAAACTGTAGGGAACTCCAGTGGCTTGATCTAGGAAACAATAAATCGAGAGGCCCATTAATCAATGTACTGCCTAAACTTCTCCAATTAAAGTATTTGAAGCTCACAAATAATATGTTTGAGGGAACTATTCTAGATGAACTCTCTATTTTGTCTAGTTTGAACTATATTGATTTGAGTGGCAATCTACTATCCGGTAACCTACCCTCAAAAATTTTCAAGCTTAATCGTCTGCAGCATTTATGGTTACAGAATAATCTTTTGACAGGAACTATTCCACAGAATATACAAGATGCAGTGTCCTTGTTGGAGCTCAGATTGGAGAGAAACAATCTTACAGGAACAATTCCACCGGGAATTGGCATGTTGTAGATTGTTCATCTGAGCTACAATTCTTTGGAAGGAATAATTCCCAACACTCTATCCTACCCAAGTACACTAGAAACTGGATTTTTCGAACAACATGTTGAAAGGTGAAATTCCAGAGTCTATAGCAAGTATGAAGCATCTTGACGTATTGGACCTCTCAAACAATGAATTAACAGGGGAAATTCCAGAGTCTTTAGTCCATGTGATGCAGCTTGAAGTATTAAACATGTCAAATAACAAATTAACAGGAAAAGTCCCAGAGTTTTTAAGAAAAATGAAGGCTTTGGATCTGTCAAATAATAAAATGACATACAGCATTCCAAAGGGGAAAAGTCATTCTACATACCTGATAAAAATATTGGGAGCAATAGGTGCTGTTGCTGTTTTTATAGCTTGTTGTCTACTTTTGGGATTTCTGTGGACAAGGAATCtgcatagagaagggttcaatcaAACAGTTCGTAAAATGCTTCAAAAGGTGGAGCATCCGCGGATCTCATATGGAGGAGCTTCTCACAGAAACCGATAGATTCAGCAACTCCAATTTGCTAGCAATAAATAGCTTTGGATCTGTGTACAAAGGAATTTTGACTGATGGCACCCGTGTTGCTGTGAAGGTTCTCAATTTAGTGCAGGAGTAATCAGACAAGATTTTCAAAGCCGAATGTAAAGTGTTGCAGAAGGTTCGACACAGAAATCTTACAAGAATCATAACAACATTTTCCAGCCTTCAGGTCAAAGCTTTAGTATTTGAGTTTTTTTCTAATGGAAGCTTAGAAAAACTTTTGTATCAAGACAATGCTCATAGCTGTAAATTGGGATTGAAGGAAGTGCTGAACATAGCTATAGATATAGCCCATGCTGTGAAATATATTCATTATGATTGCCATGTGCAGATAGTGCATTGTGACATAAAGCCAAGCATTGTTCTTTTAGATGAAAGCGTGACAGCCCATCTATCAGATTTTGGGATATCCAGATTCATGGGTGGAATCTCGGCCAATTCAGTAAACTCAACAATGGATTTAAAAGGTTCAGTGGGCTACATCGCACCAGGTATGGCTTCTCAAATATCTTTCTTTAGAAAAAAAATAAGGGTTTGTATGGTATATATAATTGAGAAAACAATTATAACAATTCCCTTATTGCAGAATATGGATTGAAATTTGAGTGGCATGATATCAATTCGAGGAGATGTTTACAGCTATGGCATTTTATTATTGGAAATGTTGACAAGGAGGAGGCCAACTGATAGTATGTTTGAAGGGGATATGAGTCTGCGTAGCTGGGTGAACAGGGCGTTTCCGGACAGAGCATTTGAGGTAGTTGATAAAAGCTTTGTAATGGAAAGGGCTGGCAAAGAAACAGTTGAATGTCTCATTTCATTGATGCGAATTGGTTTGTTGTGTTCAAGAGAATCAGCTAGAGCACGGTCCAGTATGAGAGATGTGTCGAATCTGTTGAAGGGGATTGAACAGGATTGGACCAAACACGTTTCTGCCATCGACTATTTCCAATCTACTTTGTGAGAGAGGTGTAACGATTAATTGCGAGTAGGCATCGGATTCTCAGAGCCCCATATTTCTTGCAAAGCAGATCAAAGAATTGAATTCCACACACTTTCTGAACATGGGAAAGTTGGGAGTCAAAATTTTGAATACATGGGAGTGTGCACAGTATAGTCGCTGGTTTTTCTTATGTAAGTTCTGTCCAGTGTCGACATTTGTAACGGTCCGATGGTCATATTGTTGTTCAGTGCAATGTTTTTAAGTAATGTCTCTTTCTGCTGCTGATTGTCATGTTGGGTTCCTAGTGTTTCTCTGGTCTATCTCTGAGCTATTTTGTAATAGCTTCTTTATGACTCTTCAAAAAGATAATTTTACAACGGCTTCATCTTTTTATCAGTGTAAGAAAAACAAAAAAGATAAGACTGAATCAGAAAATAGACTGTTGTTTAAATGATTTTTTGCTAATAGTTTAGAAtacagattttttattttatttttatgaaatttgtttatcttcatttaaaaaaacaaaaaaaaacaattgcGCTACATAAAAATTACTTTTTctgttataattttatttttaaaatttcatatatattGACATATTttacattaatttttaaaaatataaatatgctaATAATTATACCAATGACCAACATTAAATACTCATTACTATAACATATACATATGCTTTAAAGAACTAaattattagttttaaaaaaaacagGGGAAGGTTCTTAATTATTCATAAAAGAAAGTCTATTAAGGAAGTACTAGTGCACTGGTCTTATAAAAGTACAACTATCTAAGAAtagaaaaaaaaatggttttaaCACTCCCCACCAATGCAAAGGAGAAGTGGATAAATACAAAACTTTCAGTTATATAGTATGGAGAGTGAGAATAAAATTATTGTGAGCTTTTATAGGCACAAAGTGTCATATCCCTTTCCTTTTAGTCAActccactttatatatatatatatataaacaaattttaaatataaaacatattaataagaaatataaatttaaaacttaaaattgAATGTCAAAACAATTCAAGAAATATAGGAGGTATATTCACAAGTCTCCTTTTTTTATGGAAGGTATGAAGTAgtgaattctattttttttttactatTGTTGGCGATTAAATTGTTAAATTTATGGATCAGAATTAATatctatcttgttctatgtattactgattaaaatataaatctgactataATCGTTTGTATGGcaagtgagaggagcatttattattttctatgtcctatctcaagaatgccactcactataagtatataacaaatggggcacggtcaagcaatgccttgatcgatcatgactgatcaagacattacttgatcgtgcctttttgtttatactaacaaatgcATGTGACCATAAATGCCAATCGGTGTGGAGTAGGATTATAACCGAAGTTCATCGTTGTTTACCCAACACTAACAACCGATAGTATATTGGTGAATGTCAATGCTAATAGCCGACAGTATATTGGTGACTGTCAacgctaacagccgatagttatcagtgtgttagccttgacaacctaTAACTATCGGTGACTAATATACTGCCACGCGATATATCATATGTATCCCAATATAATAATATGCAGCCCGAAATAATATGCAACCCGCtatatatatattaatcggtgtttatcaatattattgttaatcgatatacatttaatcaatttaataataataataaataacataataatatatataattaaatgttgaaggccttaaggccaatttaacatttaattttatctgactgaagctataaatcatcaacactccctcttagctagggaggataaaaggtattgggagcaatattcataaatcgtatgatgcttatcttgggatcATAGTTCCAGGATGTGAATTGCCTCTatcggcgattctattcacaaactcttgggtggattgcctctgtcagtgattctatccataagctcttgtgtggattgcctcagtcggcgattctatccacaagctcttgtgtggattgcctcagctggcgattctatccatgagctcttgtgtggattgcctcagttggtgattctatccatgagctcttgtgtggattgcctcaatcagcgattctatccatgagctctcacgtggattgcctcagtcggtgattctatccatgggctctcacgtggattgcctcagtcaacgATTCTATCTatgagctcttatgtggattgcctcaattggcgattctatccatgagctctcacgtggatttcCTCAGTTAGCGATTCTATCCATaggctcttacgtggattgccttagtcgacgATTCTAttcacaatcttgagttattgtaagatcgtcaccttccaataacctcaaaaatacaagtggaattcatttggaagtcgtcacttccttatgatttacacagggcccataaaataattgaTATTTATAATTTTTACCTCAAAAGTGCTCAATCTTTATTAGTAAgttccctctcaatcacaaggtatcttgagtttcttctagagaacatatttttctgaacatacgtctaaatttctgacttcagcaagggacacttgtagtttaagtttgagaggacaagttcttgcaatgtggccatattcatcacatatgaaacattgtactttagaggagtctctaggcttcttgaatgatcgattaccatatgtctttttgtcctttttccttttcaaactagagactagaacttgaacatcttcatcaatgggtttcatgattcctcttgatattaggttacactcttcttgaatgcagaCAGCTTTTAGTCTGTCAAATTTGGGAACTTTGGATCGAGCACTAACTCCTT contains:
- the LOC131032717 gene encoding LRR receptor-like serine/threonine-protein kinase RGI5 yields the protein MYDFLGFLEISSYSSDWSRHISGSDPCQWDGVSCSENGGGDVVELHFAGFEFSNSILQSIYKLPALQVLDLYDTLLAGEIPQVFTQCTNLISINLTLNHLTGPIPGSIGNLANLETLSLTSNVLFGSIPLQLSYMKDLQFLDLSDNQLTGSIPPQLFSLSNLMTLDLTSISLSGGMPQIFSRNLIRVSIGNNRLNGTIPSTVSNAPNLAYLEMNNNHLIGPIPEQLGNCRELQWLDLGNNKSRGPLINVLPKLLQLKYLKLTNNMFEGTILDELSILSSLNYIDLSGNLLSGNLPSKIFKLNRLQHLWLQNNLLTGTIPQNIQDAVSLLELRLERNNLTGTIPPGIGML
- the LOC131032719 gene encoding putative leucine-rich repeat receptor-like serine/threonine-protein kinase At2g24130, coding for MLKGEIPESIASMKHLDVLDLSNNELTGEIPESLVHVMQLEVLNMSNNKLTGKVPEFLRKMKALDLSNNKMTYSIPKGKSHSTYLIKILGAIGAVAVFIACCLLLGFLWTRNLHREGFNQTVRKMLQKVKALVFEFFSNGSLEKLLYQDNAHSCKLGLKEVLNIAIDIAHAVKYIHYDCHVQIVHCDIKPSIVLLDESVTAHLSDFGISRFMGGISANSVNSTMDLKGSVGYIAPEYGLKFEWHDINSRRCLQLWHFIIGNVDKEEAN